The genomic stretch GGAGTTCTTCCAGCACCGGCTGGTGTTCGATCGCTCGTCGCTGACGCGCTGGCGCAACCGGATGGGCGAGGAGCGGCTGCAGGCATTGCTGCAGGAGAGCCTGTCGGTGGCCACCAGAACCAAGGCGATCAAGCCGTCCGAGTTGTCACGGGTGATCGTCGATACCACCGTGCAGCCCAAGAACGTGACGTTCCCCACCGACGCGAAGCTTCTGAACCGGGCGCGCGAGAAACTGGTGCGGCTGGCGCAGCGCCACGGGGTAGATTTGCGCCAGTCCTATGCGCGCCTGGGCAAGTTCGCCCTGATCCAGCATCAGCGCTATGCCCACGCCAAGCAGTTCAAGCGTGCCAACCGGATGCTCAAGAAGCTGCGCACCTATCTCGGCCGCGTCATCCGCGACATCGGCCGCAAGATCGAGGGCAACAGCGGGCTCGAAGGGACGTTCGCACAGCTGCTATTGCTGGCGCGGCGCGTGCGCGAGCAGCAGCAACGTCAACGCGGACCGAAGGTCTATTCCCTGCATGCGCCGGAAGTCGAATGCATCGGCAAGGGCAAGGCCCATCGGCCTTACGAGTTCGGCGTCAAGGTCAGCGTTGCCACCACCCTCAAGCACTGCAAGGGCGGCCAGTTCGTCACCCATGTGAAGGCGCTGCCCGGCAATCCATATGATGGCCACACCTTGGAAACCGTGATCCCGGACATGGAAGCGCTCGTCGGCAACACCATCGCGCGCATCCTCGCCGACAAGGGCTACCGCGGCCACAATGCGCCGCCCGATTACAAGTTCAGGGTCTTCATCTCGGGGCAAAAGCGAGGGGTGACGCCGCAGATCAAGCGCGAACTCCGCCGCAGGTCCGCCGTCGAGCCCGTCATCGGCCATCTCAAAGCCGAGCACCGCATGGGCCGCAACTATCTCTGGTTCCGGCGCGGCGACGCCAACAACGCCGTCCTCGCCGCCGTCGGCTACAACTTCCGCCGCCTGATCCGCTGGCTCAGGATTTTGTTGCGCCAAATCCTGGCCGCTCTCTTCGCCGCGCCGTCGACCAATCCAGTCTGAAATCAGGGTTCTTCACGGACGACGGATTAGACTACGGGACTCTCCGTAAAGAGTGCCTTGAGGCCGTCAGGCAATGGCCCGGCTGTGAGTCGATCGCTGGCATTCAAATACTACGAGATAACAGACCGGGGAAATTCTCTGTCAAGATTACGCTGTATGGAAGCGCCAACGTCAAGACGGCCGACCGCGCAATGATTTTCGTTCAGCGTGAAAAACGAAGGCAATCTCATCTAGTCGAATAGTGCCTAACTATTCGCACGTCATCTACGAGGGCGGCCCTCTGACGCCCGCTGTTCCTAGGAAACCGAGAAGGGCACTTCGGCACCGGCAAGACCGCATTTTACCCATTTCTGAATCGCGGCATCCGCGAACCTCGACGGTCGCCGTTGCCACGAAACCGCCTATCGGCGCGCTCCGGCGATGCAACGGCGCTGGAAAGACAACTCTGCTAAGAGCTATCTCCGGCGTGCAACCAATCACGGGAGGCAGGATTACCTTCAATGGAGAAACGATCGAACGACTATCGCCCCACGCGTGCATCGCACGCTGCATCGCTCGGTCTCCTGAGGGCCAACAGGTGTTCGGCTCCTTATCGGAAGAAACTCTTCGTAAGGAAGCTTACTGCCGCCCCGGTGATCTGCGCGACAGGCTCGAGGCAGTCTACACAATGTTTCCGGTGCTGGCCGAGCGCCAGAGGTCTCTCGCTGCTGCCCTATCCAGCGGTCAGCAACAGATGCTCGCAATAGGACGAGCGCTCATGACCGATCCGACGCTCCTCATTCGCGATGAACCGTCGCTTGGGTTATCGCCACTGCTGGTGAATTTCGTATTCGACACGATCCAATCGCTGAATGAAAAGGTTTGACGATTCCTCTCGTCGAGCAGAACGCCCGCGCCGCGCTTGAAGTGTCAAATCGGGCATTTGTAATAGTGTCGGGCCATATTGCTCAGGCGGGACTGCCTTCTGACTTGTTGGATGACGCATTGATCCGAGAAGCCTATCTCGGCGGCTGAGGTGGGATCCCGCCGCCCTACTGCGGTCCGTTAGGCTCATGAGGAGCCCGGCCGTCTCTGAACGGGAGGTGTGAATCGGCTCCGCGACGTGACCCCGTCGCCTTCGACAATATCAATGCGTTGGGATGCCGATCGGCGTCGAGACCCCACGCCGAATAAAACCTCATTCATTCGCAGCCAAAAGCGCAAAGACAGAACGTACGGCCCCTTCGAGCAATTCACGCTTGGGGCGCGAGCGCGCCAGCACGCGGATACCCAGCACAACACTGAGAAGCAGCCGCGCGAGATCTTCGTGCGACTGAGCGGTTGTAATCATCCCCGACGTCTGTCCCGCTTCCATGCAACGACGGAAGAACGCCTCAACCTCGCCAAGCACGCCGTCCACCACCCGACAGAACTCTTTATCATGCGGAGCAAGCTCAACGGCCGAATTTACTAACATGCAACCCTTCCGCTTCTTGTCGGTGATCGAGCGCTCAATGATTTCAGAGAAAAAGGCTTCGAGAGCTTCGAATGGCGGAAGCTTACTCTCGAAGCGCTGAACGCGATCGCCGAAATTGTTGCTGACATAGTGATCCAGCGACCGCTTGTAGAGCGAACGCTTGTCGCCGAACGCATTGTAGAGACTTGCGCCTGTGATACCCATGCTCTGCGCAAGATCGCGGACCGACGTCGCCTCGTACCCCTGCGACCAGAAACAATGGACCGCAGCGTCGAGAACAACCGTCTCATCGAATTCTCTTGGCCTTGCCACTCAAGCCTCGCTCTGGTCCGCACGATGGACGATACATTCCTGATTATTATAAATAGCAGGGGCGAGAATACAACGCAGCCCCGGGCGCGAGCCGTTGCCGACGTTTCAGCCGCGTCAAAGATCTTCGATCCGGCGACCTAGCTTGCAAAACTTTTCATTGCCGCTTCAACAATCACCGCGCCCGCCTCCTGCGTGAAATGACCCGCGCCAGCCAATTCGAAGGGCAGTGGACAGTTCCGAATGGTCGTCCGCAAGGCCTCCATGACCGGCGGGCCGAGAACAGGATCCTTCATGCCGACCGCCATGAAGCTCTTGCCGGCCCACTCCTTCGACCAGAAGTCGCGGGCCCGGCGCGAAAGGGCTGCGCCGTCCGCGTCCGGCCGGTCCGGCACGAGATTTGGAAAACGTCGTACACCCGCCTTGTACCGCATATCCGGATACGGGGCCCCATAGGCCGCGGCCTCCGCATCGCCAAGCGATGGCACCGCCCGCTTCATCAGGGCAGCAATATCCATATCGGGCTTGCTGTTCGAGAACGCACGCCAAGCAAGAAAGCCATCACCAAGAGGCGCATCGCCTGTTCCAAGAGAAGTGTTCATGACGAGGAGCCGCTCAAACCGCCCTCGCATGTCCATTGGAATGGTCAAACCGATGAGCCCGCCCCAGTCCTGGCAGACGAGCGTTATGCGTTTCAGATCGAGCGTTTCGATTAAAGAGATGATGGAGTTGCGGTGGAAATCGAATGTGTAAGCCGCGTCATCCGTCGGTTTGTCGGAGCGACCGAAGCCGAAAAAATCAGGCGCGACCACGCGATAGCCGGCCGCGACCAGCGCCGGCACCATCTTGCGATAGAGATACGACCATGTGGGCTGGCCGTGCAGACACAGAGCCACCGGAGCATCGGGTGCGCTCTCGTCGAGATAATGCATGCGCAGGCCAGCAGGGCCCTGAAGATAATTCGGAAGAAACGCGTAGCCGGGAAGGCCGACGAAATTCTCGTCCGGGGTTCGCAGGATGATCATCGTTTTCCTTCCGCGGGAGACGGCGGGCCCAACTCGCGATGGTGCGATCAGCACCCACCGTATTCAGGATTTACGGCGATGTGACGCGCCTTCTTCATGTCTACAGCGCTGCTTCCCGAACAGCGGCGGTCTCGCGCTCCTACTCCGCCGCTTGCGCCGGCCGCTGCAACACCTTCAACACATTCATCGGCTCGGTACGGCGGCGATAGTCGACCCCCGTGTCGGCGAACAGGATCACGCCGTCAGCGCCGATGACATAGGTTGCCGAAAGCGGCAGCGACCAATCATACGGCGTACCGTTCTTGGCCGGAATATCAAGACCGAACCCGCCATAGGCTGATTTCAATTCCTCGGTGAAGGTATAGACCAGACCAAAAGCCTTTCCGACTTTCTGGCCGACATCGCTCAGCACCGTAAAGGTCAGCGCATTCTTCTCCGCGGTAGTGACGGTATCGTCGGGTTTCTCGGGGCTGATCGCGACCATGCTTGCGCCTGCGGCCAGGATCTGCGGCAGGATGTTCTGATAGGCCTTGAGTTCGAGATTGCAATAAGGACACCAGCCGCCGCGGTAGAAGGTCACCACAACGGGCCCTTTCGCCAGCAGGGTTGCAACATCAAACGTTTTGCCATGGACATCGGGAAGCACGATTGCTGGCGCCCGCTCGCCGACCTGTCTGGCGAGTTTGCCGAGGCCGACATCCGCCAAATGCGCTATATGGCGCTCCATGATCGCTCGACGCTCGGCCGGGACGCGCTGCATCCAGCCGGCGCGGAATTCCTCAAGCTGCTCGGATAGTGTACTGCTCATGTCAGGTCTCTCCTGTTGGACACGCCACGATCAGGCGGCGACATAGTTCTGGGGAAACAGATTGCGGCGCGCTTCGTCATCCATGTCGCGCTTGAAGATGAGGTTCTTGCCGATCGCGCGGGCGCGCGTCACGGCCGGGCGGCTGTCGACGCCTGCAAACCAACGTGCGACATTGGGAAATTCTCCAAGCCGGCCATCGCCGAGCATGGCGGGCGTCTTACCGTTCGGGTTGATCGCCCTGAATTCCGGCGCGTGCTGCTCGCCCTTGAGCGTATCGACGGGGATCACTTCGTACGGAATCGCGGTCTCTTCGAGCAGAAGCGCTACCTTCATGAGGTTGGGCGCATGATGGAAATAGAAACGGATCATGCCGACATCTCCCCAGATTCCTGACCTACAGTGATCAGGCGGACAAGCTGAAGATCGGTCATCCGACAGCATCTTTTATGTCGCGGCAAAACTGCTTGCGTCCTTGCGCAGGTTGCGGCCGACGATCACGCCCCCAACCGGCGGTCGTCCGCTTCGGTAGATTTAGATCGAACGTTATAATTCGAACCGAAAGATTGCAAGCGCAGACGGGCCCCGCGCGATCCGACGAAGAAGCTCGCCTCGTGACACCGATACAGGAGATGCGCTGGCACACCCGATCCTGCCGATGGATCAGCGAGCGCGACGACTCCGACTTCAAAATTTCGTGAAGACCTCGGCTGGGACTGCATTCTCGACCTAGCGTCGATGGTCGTCGGCCGCAAAAGCGCCGATTCGGCTGCCCCGCGCGAACGTCCTCTGCTTTCGGGATGAACACCTTGTCGTCGTCCCCACGTAACAACACAGCCCGCAGTGCCGAATATGAAGCGAACCCATCGGAGGATCGCCATGTTGTCACGCCTGCTCGTATCCCTCGGATTCGTTGCATTTCTGTCCCCCGCGGTAGCCGCGGAACGCCCGGTTGTAGTCGAACTGTTCACGTCGCAGGGATGCTCGTCGTGCCCGCCGGCGGACGCCCTCATCAATGAATTGTCGAAGGGCCGGCGCGATGTCCTGCCGCTCGCCTTCCACGTCACCTACTGGGACAATCTGGGTTGGAAGGATCCGTTTTCGCTGCAAGCCGCTACGCAGCGCCAAGGCCGGTATGGCCAACGCTTTGGCGATGGATCCTACACCCCGGAAATCGTAGTCGATGGTGCCGCCGGCATGGTTGGTTCGCGGCGCGGCGATGTCGGATCTGCCATCGAAAAGGCAAAGCACGACAACCGCACGGCCGCGGCGATCAGCGTAAAAAGGACCGGTGAGCGCGTGTCCATCGAGATCGGACCTGGCAGCGGGGGCGGACAGGTTCTGTTGATCGGATTCGATCACGATCACACGACCGCGATCGGGCGCGGCGAAAATGGCGGCAGGACGCTGGCCCAAGCCAACATCGTCAGGTCGATCCGAGCCGTAGGTCAATGGTCGGGTACACCGCTTCGCATCAACGAGCAGTTTCCGGAAGGAGAGGACGTCGCCGTCTTGCTGGAGACGCCGGATGGCGAGATCATTGGCGCATCACGGCTGGCCGCTGGATCGACCTGATCGCCTCTCGATAGTTTTTCAATCGATCGGCAGCATTCCGCAGCCCCGCCAAAAGGCGGCCACGAGAAATCGGGCTCAAAAGCGAGATGCGGCCCGATCACCAAAGGTTGCTTCGCTCAATAAACGTGGTGGATACCTCATGGCATTAAACCGCTGCTGCTCGATCATCATGCTCACCTGCGGTCTCGTGACGGCAACAAGCGGCGCCGCCGGCGCCGCCGTCACCGATTGGGTGGGTGATAGTCATGCGGCGGTTCGCTTGATTACCGCGACCGACAGTGTCGCTGCGGATTCGACGCTCGATGCCGGGTTAGAATTCCGGTTTTCCAAAGGAAGGCACGGCTACTGGCGCACGCCCGGAGACGCGGGCGTCGCACCAGCGATCGACTGGTCGGGTTCGGAATATATTACGCGACACGATATTGCGTGGCCGGCACCGCATCGTCTGGTGATCGAGGATTTACAGAACAGCATTTACGTCAAGCATGTCGTTCTGCCGGTCAAATTGTCTCTGGAGAAAACCGGCGCTCCTGCCCGCATCCGGATATCGCTCGCATACGCCACTTGCTCGGAGGTTTGCGTTCCCTATCAGGCCGATCTCGCCTTCCAGTTGCCGCTCGGAGCCGGTCGGACTTCGCCAGAAGCGATCGCGATCAATGCCGCTCGCAAGACGGTACCCCGCACGGCGGCGGCCGCCGGTATCGACATCATCGGCACCCGCGTCGCGGGGCCAGCATCCGAACCCGCTCTCGTGGTTGATCTGCTCAGCAAAGACCGGCCTTTTGTGCAACCTGATCTTTTCATCGAGGGCATCGGCAACGGAATTCCGGCGGCGCCCAAGGTCGAACTCCGGGCTAACGACCAAGCCGTCCGCCTGACGGTCCGGATTTCTCAGGTGCCCCGTCCGATCGCCTTTTGACCTTGACGCTGATCGATTAGGATCGCGCGGCCGAATTCCAGGTCACCGCCGGATCGAAACAATAAGAAGCTGGGACACGCACCTCAGGAGGCATCATCAGGTGAAAACATTTTCAATCGCAACAGTGATGGCGCTCGCCATGTTGAACACCAACGCCTCCGCTGGAAACGGCCTAATCACTAAACAGAGCAAATACACGGTCAAGGAAACCGTCGAGAAATTCGAAGCCGCAGTCAAGGCGAAGGCCGCCGGCGGCTGGGTCGTCTTCACCAAGATCGATCACGCTACCGCCGCCAAGGAAGCCGGGCTGGAGATGCGACCCCGAACCCTAATCATCTTCGGCAACCCCAAAGGTGGCACGCCTGCGATGATCAAAAGCGCGACGCTGGCGATTGATCTTCCGATGAAGGCGCTGGTCTGGCAGGACGATCAGGGCGTCGTGTGGCTAACTTACAATTCAAGCGCGTATGGCGCTACGTATGTGTTTCCGCGTCACGGCCTTTCGACGCCGGACGAGGCAGCGGAAGCGCTCGACGGCTTTTTAACCGCTGTGACCGACCGCGGCACTCAGTAGGTCTGACATTCCGCCCGCACGCGATCCGAACCGGCACCGCGATGAAAAACGTAAACGCGTTCCACCTGAAAGGATGACTTGATGTTCCGCCCTCTGATGACAGTTTCCCTGTTGTGTACCAGCGCGTTGTTCAGCATATCGGCGTCGGCAGATTCTCTGCCGACACGCAAACAGCTTCCGCTGTCGGTCGCCATGGAAGCAGCGATGGAAGCCGTAGCCGTATGCGAAAAATCCGGATATCACGTCGCCGCGACCGTGATGGACGCGTCCGGCCTCGTCAAAGCCATCGCCAAGGGTGATTTGGCCCCGCCGCATACGCTCGACAGCAGTCGCGGCAAGTCTTACGCCGCGGTTTCGCTGGGTCCCAATTTCAGTGAGCCCACCACCAGCGCGATCGTCGCGAGGGTCAGCAATGGCCCGGCCTTTGGCCCGCTGCAACATCTCCCGGGCGTCTTTCTGGTGCCAGGGGGTGTGTTGATCAAATCAGGCGACGACGTCGTCGGCGCTATCGGGGTCGGCGGAGCTCCGGGAGGCGACAAGGACGAAGTCTGCGCCGAAGCGGCCGTTGCCAAGATCGCCGACCGGCTCAAATAATCGTGCGCCAACTCGGCAGCATTCCCATCACCGGCAATCTCGGCGAATTCGGCGCGATGCTCGCCGCCGAAACCGGGCGTTGGAGCAAGGTGGTGGAAATGTCGGGCCAGGAGAATTGACGGTTGGCAGTACAAAAGAAAAATCCATCTAGTGGATCGAATCTAACACTTGGTGCCCCCGTTTGACAGCGGCGATGATTTTGTTTGGGTCCTTGGTCCAGGTAAACGGTTTTGGGTTTGCATTGGTGTCGTCGAGGAAGCAGTGGATGGTGTCTTTGATGCTCCCGCAAGGATCGGAAAACACCGCACTTGAGACGCTTCTTTTTGAGCTGGCAAGGAAGCCTTCAATGGCGTTGAGCTAGGAAGCCGGTGTCCGAGTGAAGTGGAAGACAAACCGTCGATGTTTTTCGAGCCACAACATGACGTCGCGATGCTTGTGGGCGGCATAGTTGTCGACGATGATGTGGATCGTCTCTTTCTTGGGTGCTCTTGCCTCGATGACGTTCAGGAACCGAATGAACTCCTGTCGGCGATGGCGCTTCATGCACTGGCCGATAGCAACCTCGCCTACGGGCTGACGCATCGTCTCGATTAAAAACCTAGCGCGAGCAAACAAAAAAGAAAAAAATCATCAATATCAGGTAACAAACCCATCGGATTGTCGAACTTGTTATGGCAGCGAATGAAACTAAGTCTGACGAACCCTTGGGGAATTTGCTGAAAAGCCCGATCGACGCCAGCCTGGGAAGCATTTTGAGCTGCGGTGAAAGCGATCTAAGACGATATCAACCTCGAAAGGAACTGCTATGAAGCTTAACTCGAAATCAGGAGCTGCGATTGCGGCAGCCGCTGCAGCTCTTTTTCTTGCTGGTGCCAACATGACGTCACCGGCGTATGCGGCCGGCGAAGGTCATTGCGTTGGCGCTAACGCCTGCAAAGGCCAGAGCGCGTGTAAAGGCGGCAACCATGCATGCAAGGGCCAGAACTCGTGCAAGGGCCAAGGCTTCTCTGAACTAACAAAGGCCGATTGCGTCGCTGCTAAGGGAAAATTCAAAGCCGGCTGAACCATTTGTGGCCGAAGCCGAGAGGATCCGGTCCAATCCGGATTCCTTTCGGTATCGCGGACGTGATACCGCAAGACCATTTTGGGCTCGACGCTATATGGACTCACGCCCAAAATGGCTTGTGTTATCCGTTTGGATGCTGGAAAACTGCCGCGAAAAGCGAGGACTATCGACCTTAATGCGAGCCGGTTCCTTCCAATACCAATTTTCACCGCGCGCGCAAACTCCGCATTGAGAGGGCTGAACGGCTTTGGTGTCCGCTCGAGCCGACCGTGGTCGGTCGCAACCAGCGATGCGCTTGTCAACGCCCCCCTTACGTAGCAGCGGCTTTTCAGGGGACGGCCAGGAAGACAGCTAGAGTAAATACGGACGCGCCCTCGCGCCGTGCCATACGCGCCGTTTCAGAGCTGAAAGAGATGAGCGCCCTTTGCGTACGCTACAAACAAGAGCGTCAGCTTCCGCTGAATGAATTATAGCCTTGGTCCTCCCAGTAGCCGCCCTTGTAGTCGTTGGTGACCTCCATTGAGATCACATATTTCGGATTCTTGTGGCCGAGCTTGGTGGGCACCCTGATCTTCATTGGATAGCCATAGGCGCGCGGCAGGATCTCGTCAGCGAATTTGAATGTCATCTGGGTCTGCGGATGCAGCGCCGTCTCCATGTCGAGCGGCGAGTTGTAACCGTCCTTGTCGGCGCACTGGAACCATACATATTTGGCGCGCGTGTCGGCGCCGATCAGCTTCAGGAAGTCGCGCAATGGCGTACCGGTCCAGCTTCCGATCGCGCTCCAACCTTCGACGCAGACATGGCGGGTGATCTGCTTGACCTGCGGCAGCTTGTAGAGCTCGTCCAGGGTCCATGATTTCTTGTTGTCGACCAGGCCGCGCACCTCGAGGTTCCAGTCCTTGCCGTCGATCGTGGGCGCCTCGTCGAGATCGTAATAGGCGTTGAACGGAAACGGCTTGGTGATCGCGCTTTCCGGGAAGGTCGGCGCCAACGCGTAGGGATTGAAGATGAGCGCCTGCACCGCATCGTTGAACTTCGATATTTTTGCCAGCAGTTGATCGGCGGAAAAGCTGTCGGTCACATCACAGCCGGTCAAGAGCGTCAGCGCGCCGAGGCTGGCGCCGCCGGCGATAAAGCGCCGCCGCGCCGGATCCGGCATCGCCTTGATCGCATCCTTGACCAGCAGTCGCCTGTCGACGCCAGGTATCAGAAGAGAGCGAAGTCGACCCATGTTAAATCCTCCTCAAGCGTGGTTCAGCGGCCGATGATCATGGCGCGCAGGCTTTTCGGCACCAGTAGCGCCAGCGCGACGTGGACCGCCAAAAACGCGACGATCGCCGACATGCAGATGAAGTGAACGTATCGCGCGACATCGTAGCCGCCGAACAGCGTCGTCAGCCACTGCAGTTGCACGGGCTTCCAGATCGACAGGCCAGACAGCACGATGACCACACCGATCAGGATGATCCCGGCGTAAAGCATCTTCTGAACATAATTGTATCGGGTGAGGTCGTCATGCGACAGCCGGCCGGTCAGCGCGGCCTTGGTGTCAGCGATCACGCCCGACGGCGTGAGCGGCAGCAGCTTGGTGGCGAAGCGGCCGGTGGCAAAACCCAGCGCCAGATAGATGAGACCGTTGACCATCAACAGCCACATCGCCGCGAAATGCCAGAGTAGCGCACCGCCGAGCCAGCCGCCCAGCGTGATCGAATGCGAAAACTTGAAGGCGAACAACGGCGAGGCGTTATAGATCTGCCAGCCCGACATAATCATCAAGATCATTGCCACGGCGTTAATCCAGTGCAGGATTCTCACCCATACGGGCTGAATGATCTTGGCGGCGGCAAATGCGGTGTGGGCGTCGCTGGCTGAAAGACTGGACATGATCGTTTCTCTGGCCGTTCCATTGCTACTGGATCGATACTCGCTATACGCCGGCAAACCTGACTGTGTTACTGCCATGCAGGCAATAAGCGCAGGACACGTCGTTCACAAAAAACCGAGCCGGGTTTCCCCGCCTTGCGGTCGCGCATCCCTGTGGGGATCACTGTGAGAAGCGGGATCCGCGGGTCTTAGTTCTGCTTTGTCGCATCGGCTTTATCCCCTCATCCTGAGGAGGGGGCGCAGCCGGCATCTCGAACGATAAGGGTCTGGCGACGCGGTGAGACTAGCCGACCATTCACAGTGCCGAATGATCGCGAACCGCCTCGCTGAGCGCTGGCTTGAGATCAAGGAAACGCTTATCGAGAGCCGCCGGATCTTGTCGATTCAAGGCTATCATTTTGGCGCGCGCTTCACCGCCACGAATGACTTCAAACGCGTCTTCCTCGATCCCTGCGATAACCGCATCAGCCACCGCGGCAGCTGGCTCGCGCGTGAAGCCCAGCTCAGGTCCGGCCTTTGACGAACTCATCATGGGGGTATCCGTTGCCCCCGGATATACCGTCATGACATGCACGCCCTCGCCCTTCAGTTCGCGGCGGAGCGATTCGCCGAACTTCGCCAGCCCGCCCTTTACGCCGGCGTAAGTGGCGTAGAACGGCGCGGCGACCAGCGCTATGCCCGAGGTGATATTGACAACAAGGCCACCGGTGCTCGCCCGCAGTTTTGGCAAGGCCGCGCGCGTGAGCAGGATCGGCGCCACCAGGTCGACCTCGATCATCGCCCGGATCTCTGCTTCGGTTGTATCTTCCAACCGACCAGCCCTGACGCCTCCCGCATTGTTGACCAGGATATCGAGACCGCCGAGCTTCTCCAGGGCAACTTTTAGTGTCGTTTCCCGACCCTTTTCCGTACTGACGTCAGCGGCAATGGAGTCGATCCGCCCGCCCGCCGCGCGAAGTCGTTCGACTGCAGTGTTCAAGGCGTCCTGCCGCCGGCCTGTGATCACGATCTGAGAGCCTCTAACCATCATGGCCTCGGCAATGGCAAACCCGATGCCGCTGGAGCCTCCCGTGACGAGAACCCGTTTGCCCTGAAGATTCATCTTTGAACTCGCTTGATAGTGTGAAATCTATTGAGACCGAAATCGAAAGTTCAACTGGCCACCTTGTCGTAATTTGAGGGAAACAGCGCCCGACGAGTTTCTTCGTCCATCTCTTTCTTGAAAGCATGGCCCCTTCCGACCGCGCGAGCCTTTGCCACCGCCGGCCGAGAATCGATCGCGCGAAACCAGCGCTGCAGATCCGGAAAGGGCTTCAGCGGGTCGGTGTCGCCAGGCAATACGAGCGGCGCCCGATCAAGCCATCCCCACGCCGAAATATCGGCGATTGAATACTCGTTCGCGACGATGAAGTCTCGTCCCTGGAGATGCTTGTCGAGCACCTCATAATGACGCTCGATTTCACGGCGATAACGGTTCACCGCATAGCCAAGCTTTTCCGGGGCCGCATGCTGGAAATGAACGGCCTGTCCCGAGAACGGTCCTATGCCGGTCGCGATGAAAAACAGCCATGACAACAACTCCGGCCTATCGGCGGGCGAACCGATCAGACGCCCCGTCTTCTCGCCGAGGTAAAGCAGAATCGCGCTGGAATCGAACACGCGCGCTGCGTTGCCGCCCGGCCCATCTGTATCGACGATGGCGGGGACCTTGCCGTTCGGATTGATGGCGCGAAACGCCGGCGTATGCTGTTCGCCCTTGCTGGTGTCGACCGGGACCAACTCGTAGGCCAAGCCAGTCTCTTCGAGCATCAGGGCAACTTTTGCCGGATTTGGGGTTGGATGGTAGTAGAAACGGATCATGGGTTCTCTCTGCCCTTTTCATTTTAGATCAGACGATCTATATTGCATCATCGCAAGCCTCAGGCAACCGCACGCTTTTGTGATTGGAACGGCGCGGACGTTGCAGACCGACATCGGTTGTCACGGCCACGATGAGGCGACGGGCCAGCGTACAGCCGGGAGGAGCCTGCAATATGATTGAGCTGTATTACTGGCCGACGCCGAACGGCCACAAGATCACAATGTTTCTGGAAGAGGCTGGACTGAGGTATCGGATCCATCCGGTCGATATTAGCGCCGGCGACCAGTTCAAGCCTGAGTTCCTGGCGTTTTCGCCGAACAACAGGATGCCCGCTATCATCGATACTAGCCCAGCCGACGGAGGCGAGCCGATAAACGTGTTCGAATCCGGCGCCATTCTTACCTATCTGGCAGAAAAGACCGGGCGTTTCCTGCCGGCCGACGTTCGCGGCCGCAAGACGGTGATGGAGTGGCTATTCTGGCAAATGGGCGGGCTCGGCCCGATGGCGGGCCAGAACCATCACTTCGGTATCTACGCGCCCGAAAAGATTCCCTACGCGGTCAATCGGTATGTCAACGAGACCAACCGCCTGTATGGCGTGCTCGATCGAAGGCTGAACGGGCGCGAATTCATTACAGGATCGGATTACACGATTGCGGATATGGCGGCTTATCCCTGGGTCGTACCCTGGAAGCGGCAGCAGCAGAATCTGGACGATTTCCCCAATCTCCG from Bradyrhizobium sp. Ash2021 encodes the following:
- a CDS encoding ATP-binding cassette domain-containing protein, producing the protein MQPITGGRITFNGETIERLSPHACIARCIARSPEGQQVFGSLSEETLRKEAYCRPGDLRDRLEAVYTMFPVLAERQRSLAAALSSGQQQMLAIGRALMTDPTLLIRDEPSLGLSPLLVNFVFDTIQSLNEKV
- a CDS encoding haloalkane dehalogenase, yielding MIILRTPDENFVGLPGYAFLPNYLQGPAGLRMHYLDESAPDAPVALCLHGQPTWSYLYRKMVPALVAAGYRVVAPDFFGFGRSDKPTDDAAYTFDFHRNSIISLIETLDLKRITLVCQDWGGLIGLTIPMDMRGRFERLLVMNTSLGTGDAPLGDGFLAWRAFSNSKPDMDIAALMKRAVPSLGDAEAAAYGAPYPDMRYKAGVRRFPNLVPDRPDADGAALSRRARDFWSKEWAGKSFMAVGMKDPVLGPPVMEALRTTIRNCPLPFELAGAGHFTQEAGAVIVEAAMKSFAS
- a CDS encoding peroxiredoxin-like family protein, translating into MSSTLSEQLEEFRAGWMQRVPAERRAIMERHIAHLADVGLGKLARQVGERAPAIVLPDVHGKTFDVATLLAKGPVVVTFYRGGWCPYCNLELKAYQNILPQILAAGASMVAISPEKPDDTVTTAEKNALTFTVLSDVGQKVGKAFGLVYTFTEELKSAYGGFGLDIPAKNGTPYDWSLPLSATYVIGADGVILFADTGVDYRRRTEPMNVLKVLQRPAQAAE
- a CDS encoding TetR/AcrR family transcriptional regulator translates to MARPREFDETVVLDAAVHCFWSQGYEATSVRDLAQSMGITGASLYNAFGDKRSLYKRSLDHYVSNNFGDRVQRFESKLPPFEALEAFFSEIIERSITDKKRKGCMLVNSAVELAPHDKEFCRVVDGVLGEVEAFFRRCMEAGQTSGMITTAQSHEDLARLLLSVVLGIRVLARSRPKRELLEGAVRSVFALLAANE
- a CDS encoding glutathione S-transferase N-terminal domain-containing protein, producing MIRFYFHHAPNLMKVALLLEETAIPYEVIPVDTLKGEQHAPEFRAINPNGKTPAMLGDGRLGEFPNVARWFAGVDSRPAVTRARAIGKNLIFKRDMDDEARRNLFPQNYVAA
- a CDS encoding IS5 family transposase: MRPPERRETGEQDLFRSRLDQIIDLKHPLVALGRTVDWEFLEREFGAVYTDDPGRPPLPTRLMAGLAILKHTYDLSDEVLCERWVENPYYQFFCGEEFFQHRLVFDRSSLTRWRNRMGEERLQALLQESLSVATRTKAIKPSELSRVIVDTTVQPKNVTFPTDAKLLNRAREKLVRLAQRHGVDLRQSYARLGKFALIQHQRYAHAKQFKRANRMLKKLRTYLGRVIRDIGRKIEGNSGLEGTFAQLLLLARRVREQQQRQRGPKVYSLHAPEVECIGKGKAHRPYEFGVKVSVATTLKHCKGGQFVTHVKALPGNPYDGHTLETVIPDMEALVGNTIARILADKGYRGHNAPPDYKFRVFISGQKRGVTPQIKRELRRRSAVEPVIGHLKAEHRMGRNYLWFRRGDANNAVLAAVGYNFRRLIRWLRILLRQILAALFAAPSTNPV
- a CDS encoding DUF1223 domain-containing protein, encoding MLSRLLVSLGFVAFLSPAVAAERPVVVELFTSQGCSSCPPADALINELSKGRRDVLPLAFHVTYWDNLGWKDPFSLQAATQRQGRYGQRFGDGSYTPEIVVDGAAGMVGSRRGDVGSAIEKAKHDNRTAAAISVKRTGERVSIEIGPGSGGGQVLLIGFDHDHTTAIGRGENGGRTLAQANIVRSIRAVGQWSGTPLRINEQFPEGEDVAVLLETPDGEIIGASRLAAGST